GCGATCCTGAATGTGTGAAATACTGCGCTCCAAAAGCTTTACTTGTGGGTGGAAAACAGAAGCTAGCTGATGAAAAAAAGGCCGACTACGGCAAAGACCAAATCAAGAAAGTAGAGGAAGCCTTTAAGAAATAAGCTAGACTACTTGGAGACCAAGAAAATGGGAAAGGTAAAAATTAGACTTTTTGCACAATTGAGAAGGATCGCTGGAGTTAATGAAACTGATCTAGAGATCGATGATAATACGACTCTAAAAGATATTTTAGATAAATCGATAAAAAAATTCGGACCTGAGTTTGAGAAAAATCTAAAAGACACGAGAACCGGGGAATTAGCACCTTTTCTTATAATGCTTGGAAGAAAGGAGATTAGCAGTGTTAAAGGAGATTTAGATACAAAAGTTATGGATGGAGATGAAATTTCGATTTTAGAACCTGTTGGTGGAGGTATTTGATATAAATGTTTGAATATGGTGGTTATGCGGGTAAATTCTTAAGGTTGAATTTTACTGATGAAAAAGCTTCGACTATGCCACTAACCAAAGAAATGGCTAGGATGTTTGTTGGCGGTAATGGATTTGCTATTAAGATTCTCTACGATGAATTGGCAGCAGGTATTGATCCTTTAGGCCCAGAGAATAAAGTTGTAATTGCTAACGGCCCAATACAAGGAACTTTGATTCCAACTGCTGGAAGGACTGCTGTGGCAGCAAAATCACCCTTAACTGGAGGATTCTTTGATGCTTATGGCGGAGGATGTTTCGGACCCGAATTGAAATATGCTGGCTACGATGGAATAATAATTGAAGGTCAAGCAAAAGAACCAACTTATGTAACAATATACGATGATAAAGTCCAATTCAAGGACGCTTCACACTTATGGGGTAAGACTACATTTGAAATGCAGGAAATGCTAAAAAAAGAATTAGATGATTCGAAGATACAAACCACATGTATAGGACAAGGTGGAGAGAATTTAGTAAGATATGCTGCTGTGATATGGGGCGCAAGAGCTGCTGGCAGAGGTGGATTAGGAGCGGTATTGGGTTCAAAGAAAGTTAAAGCTATTTCTGTAAGAGGTTCAAAGGATGTAAGTGTGCCTGATATAGAAGAATTCAGAAATTATTTGACTGAATTATATGGGAAAATCATAAGTAATCCTGGAACTGGCCAAGCTTTACCAACACTTGGTACGCCCGGTGTAACTACAACACAAAATAAGCTTGGAGTATTGGGAACAAATAATTGGCAAACCGAAATCTTCGATGAAGTGGAAAAAATAAGCGGTGAAGTAATGAAGGAAAAGATGGTCAAAAGAGATAGAGGCTGTTTTTCATGCCCAATACGATGTACAAAAATGTCCTATATCAAGTCTGGTCCTTATGCTGGAACATTTGACGAAGGCCCTGAATACGAGACCATTTTTGCATTTGGTTCTATGTGCGGAATTCCTTCTATAGAAGCAATAGCAAAAGCTGACAGATTAAGTGATGAGTACAGCTTAGATACCATTTCGATGGGTGCAGTAGCGGCTTTTGCAATGGAATGCTATGAGAAAGGAATTCTTACAAAGAAAGACACAGATGGATTGGATCTCAAATTTGGAAATGATGAGGCCCTAATAGAACTAATTCATAAAGTTGCAAAGAGAGAAGGCATAGGCGACATTCTTGCCGAAGGATGTGATATAGCTGCTAAAAAAATTGGCAAAGGATCTGAGAAATTTGTATCTACGATTAAAGGATGCGAGATGGCTGGTCACTCTCCAAGAGGAAATAAGGGATTTGGATTGGGTGTAGCTACCGGTACGCGAGGAGGTTCGCATCAAGATGCAAGACCTACTGCGGAAAGAATAGGAAAGGCACCTACTGATCGAAAAACTACAGAAGGCAAACCAGAATATGCTATAGGCACACAACACACCACGACATTGCAGGACTCAATGTGTGTGTGCAGGATGACTGAAGGCATTTATGGTTTATGGGAAATAACAAACGAACATTTGAATACTGTGAATATTGTTACAGGCATGGGCCTTACACTCGAGGAAATTACTAAATGCGCTGAACGAATAGTCAATCTTGAAAGGGCCTTTAATTGTAGGGAAGGATTCAATAGAGAAATGGATATATTAAGTCCCAGATTTATGACAGAACCTATTCCGGAAGGGCCTTCAAAAGGAATGTATTATCCCAAAGAAGAATTAGAGAAATTGAAGGATAAATACTACGATCTGCGGGGATGGGATAAGAAAACTGGGATGCCTACAAAAAAGAAACTTGAGGAACTTGGGTTAACAAAGGAAGCAAAAGATTTATACAAATAAGAAAATTAAAACACATATTTTTTTTTATTGAAACTTATTAAGTAGAATTGAATCTGCTTAAAACCTGAAGTTAAAAACTTTTAAATTTTAGGCTGTTTGCTTACCATATAAAAGGTGCTTTAAATGAGTGAAGAGATACGTTATGCAGGATCCGAAGCTAAACTTGGAAGGATAATTCAAGCTCGTTTGAAACCAGGAACCGATCTTATCGCTGGTATAGACAAAGTCTGTGAGGATTATGGAATAGAAAATGGTGTTATAACTCTTGGTATCGGGAGTTTACGAAAAACCGCCTTTAAGTTCTTAATTCCAAATGATGAATTGAAACTTGGATCAGGATATGGTGATCCATATTTCATGGATGGGCCTATAGAATTTCTAGGGGGACAAGGTTTGATTTGTAGACTAGAAGATGGCAATAGAGCAATACACCTACACGGCCTATTGAATAGAACATCTGTTGAAGGCGGTAAACCTAAGCCAGATTATGTTCTTGGGGGCGACTTCGGTGTCGGAAAAGATAAAAATCCAATTTTAGCAACAATGGATCTGATGATAACTGAATTGAAAGGAGTAAAAATCACAAGGAAGTACGACGATGAGACAGAAATACCGACTAGATTAGATTATGAGAAGGGAGAAGATTAAATATCTAAGAAATGGACTAGAATTCACGCACGAAGACTCAAACTTATTATATTTTTATTTTTTTTATATTTCTAATCGATAATGTTTTTTAGGAATTACATCAAAATCGGAAAGAGATTTCAATTTTATTTATCTAAATTTTTGAATAACCCTCTATTAGTTTCTTCAATTCTCTTTATTATCGCAATCTCAATACGATATACGGCGTTATTAATGCCCAATCAAATGTTGATTGATGAGGCATATTATGTTCCCGCCTCTATCTCTATAATCGATAATGGCACTGATCCTAATTATGTCCATCCGCCTTTTGGTAAATATATGATAGCCTTTAGCATTCTCATGTTTGGAGATAATTCCGCAGGTTGGAGATTCTTTCCAGTAATTTTGGGCAGCCTTTCTGCAAGTATTTTGTATTTATTGGGCAGAAGATGCTATGGCACTTATGTTGGGATCATTTCAGCTTTTTTTTTGATAATAGATCCTATGGCTTATACAATGTCTCGCTTAGCCATGCTAGATGTGTTTCTTATGTTCTTTACGATTATAGGCTCTTTAATGCTAATTGAAGAAAAGTATTCGCTTGCTGCCATAGCTTTTAGCCTTGCTTGTGGAATTAAATTTATTGGTATTTTGCCAATTATAGCTGCGATTATATTCTTGTTCTACAGAAAACAATCTAAGCAAATTTGGAAATTTCTAATATTTCCTTTTATTTTTATGCTCCTAATTTATCTGCCTTTTATCATTAGAAATAGTTTTTCAGATTGGATTGAAAATATATTCTTTGTAATTAATTGGCATATCACGTTAACAGCAGAGCACCCTTCAATATCACATCCTTATGGATGGTTATTCAACTTAAATCCATTCCCCGTTGCTAATAGTGAAAATCCAATTATGATTTCAGCGAATCCTTTCTTATATCCTATGGTTATACCTTTTTCTGCTTACTTGATATATGCTGGTTATAAAGGAAAGTTAAATTATAGTCAAATATATCCTGTATTTTGGTTTATTTTGACATACATACCTTTTTTTTTACTTCCTAGGGAAACCCAATACATATTCTATTTGTTACCTTCTGTTCCAGCGATATTGCTTATAGTGAGCTATGGTATCTTACAAGTTTTTCTCAAATTATTGGAAGAATAATGCATGTCCTAAGAAAGGAAAATTCCAATAGAAAAAATATCGATTAAGTTTTACAAAGTTAACGATAATACTAATAATTAAGATAGTTAAATAACAAAACTAGCTTTTGGAGTTTATGCTAACTATAAAAATATAATAAAAAAACCATTCTAGGAAGTTATATTAATAAAGAGATTGTAATTGGTTCTTCCTCCATCAAAAGTAGCGTTTACAGGCACTCCAGAGTACCAACCAATTGTGGCATGAACAGCATACTCCCCAGGCGGGACTCTTATCCAATAAATACCGCTATAGGTAGAATGAGCAGTAAATTCCTCTCCTTGATCATTCACGAAGTGGACTTGGGCCCATGCCCATCCCCATAACTTTCCTCTATATCTTAGATAGACATTACCTTGAACAACTGCTTGTGGTGTGTTTGCAGAATATGTATATGGAACCGCCAATATAGAGAAAACCGAGGTAATTAGAATAGCCAAAAAAATTGTTCCAACTAATTTCAATTAAACCACATCAGCCATTAGGGGAGGATTGTAACTAAATAATTTAGATACAAATTTTAGTTCATTATCATTAAATGAATTCTATGTTATTGATATAAAATTACATCAGCGGTTTTGAAATTTATTCAAAAACGATAGTTTTAGACTATTTTTTAATTAAATTCAAGTTGTGTTAGTCTTTTCTGCTTATATACGGTTAAATATCAATGCCTCGAATTAATGATTGGGTTAATTCTCTGGCTAAATTGGAGTGTAAGTTCAATGACTTGCGTTAAAATAATGCCCTGTTTAGATATGAAAGATGGTAAAGTGGTCAAAGGGATTCACTTTGTAAATCTTCGAGATGCAGGAGATCCTGTCGAAAATGCAAAATTCTATGAAACGGATGGCGCTGATGAAATTGCAATGCTTGATATTGCTGCCACTGTGGAGGGCAGGAAAACCCGATTAGAATGGGTCAAAAATGTTTTAGAAAACATATCTATTCCTCTGACTGTTGGCGGAGGGATAAACAGTCTAATTGACATTAAGGAAATCTTGGATTCAGGCGCAAGTAAAATATCAATAAACACAGCTGCTGTGAAGAATTCAGGTCTAATAAAGGAAGCTTCAGAAAAATTTGGAAAAGAAAGAGTTGTGATAGCGATCGATGGTAGAAGAAATCTAAAAATGTCTTCAGGATTTGAAGTTGTGATTAAAGGGGGAACTGAAGGAACCGGAATCGATGCTGTTGAATGGGCTAAAAAATGCGAACAATTAGGTGCTGGCGAGATCTTGCCAACAAGTATGGATGGTGATGGCACACTATCTGGTTATGATATCCCGTTCACGCGAGCAATTGCTGATTCTATTAATATTCCCATAATAGCTTCAGGGGGCGCAGGCAAATTGGAACATCTATATGAAGCTGTTGTAGAAGGTAAGGCGACAACTCTCCTTGCAGCTTCAATCTTCCATTTCAGAAAATTTACGATAAAAGAAGTTAAAGAATATTTGAAAAGCAGAGGGATAGAAGTCCGATTATGACATTCAATTATTGTTTTAGAAATAAAAAATGACTATTAAAAGCGATAAAACTAGAGTTAACAGAAAATCCGTCAAAGTAGTCTCAAAGGGAATTATGAAATTATCGGGATCAAGACTTCTAGTGAATGTGAAAATTCCTATTATGAAAGTAATTCCCATAACTATTGGAAACAAAATCAAGAAAGAAAGCATTATTATCACAAATGGTGTATAAAACCCATCAATAAAACTTGAGATTATGCTATAGAGAAGATATGCTATTAAGACTGAACCCCCAATTTGAAGAAAATCTGATAATTCGCCTTTTATTTCACTAAATTTTGTTTGTATAAAACCAAGCGCTAATTTTGTTGTAGAGAGAGATCCAAAAATCGCTGCTGCGGCACCTAATGTATTGATTAATGAAGGATAAACTGTCAATATCCCTGGACTTTTTCTAATGTATAAGCTTATTCTGGAAAGTATCACACCAGATGCTGCACTTATGGGAATTACGATTAAAAGCATTATAAAAGACTCCCTAAGAGTCTTCCAAAACTCTTCATGTTTTCTAAAAACTATTGCAAGAAATATTATGAGAATAATAAATGATATACTGAAGAAATGTAGTAAAGCAAAGTAAGTACCTGACCAGAATATGAGTGCAAGTGATAGGATAAATGAGATAGTCGTCCATATATCTGCAATGGTCGCTGAGATAGGATATAGAAATACATCTGGGTCAAATCCTCTTTTGTAAGTAAAGAAACCTAGTGCTGAGGCAAATGGTATTGTGATTATTACAGATAGAACTTTTGTGATTATAAATATAGCAAATATCTTATCTAACTCATAAAATGTGATTTCATAAGTAACATAAGAAAACAAAAATGTGATAACTGAAGCAAATAAACTTGAAATAAGTGAAAGAGTAAGGATGGCGGCAATAATCGCATAAAAATAATTGGTATTCTTTTTGAAATTGGGTTCAATTAATCTTGTTTGTAATCCAGTTCCTAGCTTGCCACAAAAAACACCATTTATTGCCCCTCTTGTACTCAAAACGAGAGGATACATGATAATAATCCAGGGACGAATTAACACTAAGGCCAAAAATGCAACTAGTATGCTTCCTGCAATTAATCCTCCAAGACCAAAAAGAAGTGTGGCTAATGATTCCCTAAATATTTTAAAAGAACGAATTGACTTCAAAATGGTTCTTATACTTTTCTTGATCCAAGTGATGTAAGTCATCACCGCAATCACCGTCCATCTACCAACAACCTCTAAAAAATTTAATTCTGAAGCCATTTTTCAATTTAATTATTCTGATTTTTAGGCTATCACCAATTATAACTCTTTTTATTTCGATAATAAGCGATAAAGTTTTATTTTAATACATTTTAATCTAGACTTTAGAAATCTGGAGTATTATAACTAATGGCAGATATCGAGAAAGTGGAATATAAACCGATTTCTGTTAGGGACTTGCTTATTGAAGTTAAAGACATATCTGAATTAATGATTGATTTAGCATACTCAGCTGCACTTTTTGATAATGAGGAGCTTGCTGAAGAAGTGATGGACCTAGAAAGCCAGGTAAAGACTCTAACTTATCTCATTAATATGAATGCAATGCTAGCAGCTAGAGACGCAGAAGATGCAGAAGCTTTGGTAGGTGTACCGATGGTTGCTAGTTCTGCTGAAAAGATATCTGATGCAGCTGCTGATATAGCCACAATTGTTCTAAAAGATATTAGAATTCATCCAATTATACGGGATGTTTTTAGAAAAGTTGAAGAACAACTGGCCCGAATAAAAATTGAATCCACATCATTCTTAATCAGTAAGCGAATAGATGAGTTAAAACTTGCTGCTGAGATTGGTGTCAACATTCTAGCCATGCGTAGAGGTAAAAGATGGATCTTAGACCCAGAAGATGAAGAAATAATTCAGGAAGAAGATATATTGATTGTACGTGGAACTCAAAAAGGAATTGAGGAGTTGGGTAAAGCTGCCAAAGGAAAACTGAAGGAATTATGAAGAGGTCAAAAGTTAGGTTTGGTTAAAAATAAAAAGGCTTTTGAAAGAATCGTTGAAAACTTAGTCGAACTCAAAGACACATCTGAAATGATGCTTGATTTAGCATATTCTTCTCTATTACTCAAAAGTAAAAGTCTAGCCGAAGAAGTACAATTTCTTGAGGAGCATATGGATGACTTGCATACTGAACTAGAATTACTAGTTCTTTCCTGTGGATTTAACTCTAAAGAGTCAAAAGATTTCTTAGGTTTAATAAGATTGGGTTTGTTTACAGAGACAATAGCTGATGCAGCTGCACAAATAGCTGAATTGGTGTTGAGGGGGATAGAACCACACCCTGTTCTAAAGATGGCTATAGAGGAAGCAGAAAAATCTGTAGTTCGAGTAACAGTTCCAAAAAAATCTAAGTTAATTGGTCAGACAATTAAGAAAGCTAATATTCCTGAAGAGACTGGAATGTGGATTCTGGCTATTCGAAGAGGAAATAGATGGATTAGACCAAGGCCAAGAGTCATAATTGAAGCTAAAGACACTCTAATTGCATCTGGTTATGCTGATGGAGAAAAAGATTTCATTAAGCTGATCAAAGGTTAAGATATGCTTGACATTAAGTTAATGCACTTTTTACTTCTTCCAATTATTCATTAGGCATCTCAACAAGATTTCTATAACCATCTATTTAATGGAATGTGATAAAGAAACATTGGTTTGAATTTAATCTTAACAACTTTACATGGACTAAATGTAAAATTAAGGAAGATCTCCTGTCCAGGGCTTGTAGAGGTCATTCTTAATATTCAATTGCATTAACACTCGACCAACGATAAAATCAACTATTTGTTCGACATTTTTTGGTTTATGATAGAAAGCTGGGCAAGCAGGAATAATAGACACATTCAATTTCGCCAATTTTAGAAGATTTTCAAGATGTATTGCATTCATGGGAGTTTCTCGGGGAACAATAATCAACTTTCTACCTTCTTTTAACGCCACATCTGCAACTCTACGGATTAAATTATCGGAATATCCATTTGCTATTGCAGCGGCCGTATTCATAGAACAAGGAATAATTATCATTGCATCAAAAGTTTGAGAGCCACTGGAAATAGGGGATGATAAATCATCTATTTCGTAATTCTTAGAAGCAATTTTTATCAAATCAATTGGATTAATTTCTAATTCATATTCAATTATCTTTTTTGCAGGTTCAGAAACTATCAAATACGTTTCTATTTTCTTTGATTTTAAGAATTTTAAAAGGCGTGAAGGATATACCATCCCACTTGCACCTGTAATTGCAACAATTAATTTCATTTTATATCACGACAAGAGGCTATTCTATCAATACTTTATTTAAAAACATCGTCAAGATAATTAATGAAGATATTGAATTGTTGCGGTCTGATAGTGATTTCTCATGACTAAAAAACAGTTTAAAAAACTAGCATTGGGAGGGACATTCGACATAGTCCATAAAGGACATGAAGAATTATTCTCAAAGGCATTTGAGCTGGGTGAAGAGATCATTGTTGGTATTACATCTGATGAATTTGTGCAGGAGATGTACAAAGACCACTCTATAAATGAATATGAATCTAGAAAAAATCAATTGTTGGAATTCATAAAACAAATAGCTTCAGAGGATCGTTGTATTGTAGTCCCTTTGGATGATCCATATGGACCAACAATTCATGACAAATCAATCGAAGCGATCATAGTAAGCAAAGAAAGTGAAAAAACAGCAGATATCATTAATAAAATCAGAATTGATAATGAATTTAAGCCATTGGAGATTATATCAATTGAGTTTATTCTAGCTGAGGACGGAGAACCAATTTCTACTACCCGCATAAAAAAAGGAATTATAGACAAAAACGGGAAATTAATTAGTAAAATTAGTACGGACTAGAGCCATTACCTTTTTAGCAACCCTTCATAAATAGGAATAATTCGATCGACTATCTTCGATCTATCATGATTAGTTTCTACATACTTTCGGCCTTTTTTACCATATTGCTTA
The Candidatus Bathyarchaeota archaeon genome window above contains:
- a CDS encoding MoaD/ThiS family protein, whose amino-acid sequence is MGKVKIRLFAQLRRIAGVNETDLEIDDNTTLKDILDKSIKKFGPEFEKNLKDTRTGELAPFLIMLGRKEISSVKGDLDTKVMDGDEISILEPVGGGI
- a CDS encoding aldehyde ferredoxin oxidoreductase family protein, yielding MFEYGGYAGKFLRLNFTDEKASTMPLTKEMARMFVGGNGFAIKILYDELAAGIDPLGPENKVVIANGPIQGTLIPTAGRTAVAAKSPLTGGFFDAYGGGCFGPELKYAGYDGIIIEGQAKEPTYVTIYDDKVQFKDASHLWGKTTFEMQEMLKKELDDSKIQTTCIGQGGENLVRYAAVIWGARAAGRGGLGAVLGSKKVKAISVRGSKDVSVPDIEEFRNYLTELYGKIISNPGTGQALPTLGTPGVTTTQNKLGVLGTNNWQTEIFDEVEKISGEVMKEKMVKRDRGCFSCPIRCTKMSYIKSGPYAGTFDEGPEYETIFAFGSMCGIPSIEAIAKADRLSDEYSLDTISMGAVAAFAMECYEKGILTKKDTDGLDLKFGNDEALIELIHKVAKREGIGDILAEGCDIAAKKIGKGSEKFVSTIKGCEMAGHSPRGNKGFGLGVATGTRGGSHQDARPTAERIGKAPTDRKTTEGKPEYAIGTQHTTTLQDSMCVCRMTEGIYGLWEITNEHLNTVNIVTGMGLTLEEITKCAERIVNLERAFNCREGFNREMDILSPRFMTEPIPEGPSKGMYYPKEELEKLKDKYYDLRGWDKKTGMPTKKKLEELGLTKEAKDLYK
- a CDS encoding DNA-binding protein, with protein sequence MSEEIRYAGSEAKLGRIIQARLKPGTDLIAGIDKVCEDYGIENGVITLGIGSLRKTAFKFLIPNDELKLGSGYGDPYFMDGPIEFLGGQGLICRLEDGNRAIHLHGLLNRTSVEGGKPKPDYVLGGDFGVGKDKNPILATMDLMITELKGVKITRKYDDETEIPTRLDYEKGED
- a CDS encoding glycosyltransferase family 39 protein translates to MPNQMLIDEAYYVPASISIIDNGTDPNYVHPPFGKYMIAFSILMFGDNSAGWRFFPVILGSLSASILYLLGRRCYGTYVGIISAFFLIIDPMAYTMSRLAMLDVFLMFFTIIGSLMLIEEKYSLAAIAFSLACGIKFIGILPIIAAIIFLFYRKQSKQIWKFLIFPFIFMLLIYLPFIIRNSFSDWIENIFFVINWHITLTAEHPSISHPYGWLFNLNPFPVANSENPIMISANPFLYPMVIPFSAYLIYAGYKGKLNYSQIYPVFWFILTYIPFFLLPRETQYIFYLLPSVPAILLIVSYGILQVFLKLLEE
- the hisF gene encoding imidazole glycerol phosphate synthase subunit HisF, with product MTCVKIMPCLDMKDGKVVKGIHFVNLRDAGDPVENAKFYETDGADEIAMLDIAATVEGRKTRLEWVKNVLENISIPLTVGGGINSLIDIKEILDSGASKISINTAAVKNSGLIKEASEKFGKERVVIAIDGRRNLKMSSGFEVVIKGGTEGTGIDAVEWAKKCEQLGAGEILPTSMDGDGTLSGYDIPFTRAIADSINIPIIASGGAGKLEHLYEAVVEGKATTLLAASIFHFRKFTIKEVKEYLKSRGIEVRL
- a CDS encoding magnesium transporter, coding for MASELNFLEVVGRWTVIAVMTYITWIKKSIRTILKSIRSFKIFRESLATLLFGLGGLIAGSILVAFLALVLIRPWIIIMYPLVLSTRGAINGVFCGKLGTGLQTRLIEPNFKKNTNYFYAIIAAILTLSLISSLFASVITFLFSYVTYEITFYELDKIFAIFIITKVLSVIITIPFASALGFFTYKRGFDPDVFLYPISATIADIWTTISFILSLALIFWSGTYFALLHFFSISFIILIIFLAIVFRKHEEFWKTLRESFIMLLIVIPISAASGVILSRISLYIRKSPGILTVYPSLINTLGAAAAIFGSLSTTKLALGFIQTKFSEIKGELSDFLQIGGSVLIAYLLYSIISSFIDGFYTPFVIIMLSFLILFPIVMGITFIIGIFTFTRSLDPDNFIIPFETTLTDFLLTLVLSLLIVIFYF
- a CDS encoding PhoU family transcriptional regulator; translation: MVKNKKAFERIVENLVELKDTSEMMLDLAYSSLLLKSKSLAEEVQFLEEHMDDLHTELELLVLSCGFNSKESKDFLGLIRLGLFTETIADAAAQIAELVLRGIEPHPVLKMAIEEAEKSVVRVTVPKKSKLIGQTIKKANIPEETGMWILAIRRGNRWIRPRPRVIIEAKDTLIASGYADGEKDFIKLIKG
- a CDS encoding UbiX family flavin prenyltransferase is translated as MKLIVAITGASGMVYPSRLLKFLKSKKIETYLIVSEPAKKIIEYELEINPIDLIKIASKNYEIDDLSSPISSGSQTFDAMIIIPCSMNTAAAIANGYSDNLIRRVADVALKEGRKLIIVPRETPMNAIHLENLLKLAKLNVSIIPACPAFYHKPKNVEQIVDFIVGRVLMQLNIKNDLYKPWTGDLP
- a CDS encoding phosphopantetheine adenylyltransferase, producing the protein MTKKQFKKLALGGTFDIVHKGHEELFSKAFELGEEIIVGITSDEFVQEMYKDHSINEYESRKNQLLEFIKQIASEDRCIVVPLDDPYGPTIHDKSIEAIIVSKESEKTADIINKIRIDNEFKPLEIISIEFILAEDGEPISTTRIKKGIIDKNGKLISKISTD